The Ciona intestinalis chromosome 9, KH, whole genome shotgun sequence genome contains the following window.
AACAAAAGTATTAGAACTAGGAAATTTTCGAAAAGTAAAGTAACATTaagaaaaacatattattaagCTTTATAATGTCCGCGTTAAATATTCATTTCCACTTTACAGTAACACGCACCTCTTCGTTGGTTTAGGTGGTTTAGCAGGGTTTAACACTGCACTAATAGCGTCTTGGAATACAGAGTCTACCCCTACTTTCTTTAGTGCAGAGCACTCCACGTATTTGACTGCTCCCAGTTGCTTTGCTAGCGCTTCTCCTTGTTCATATCTAATgtatgtatagtggggtggggtaagatgggacttatgatggggtaagatggaacatatgatatagggtaagatgggacttatgatggggtaagatggaacatatgatatagggtaagatgggacttatggtggggtaagatggaacatatgatttagggtaagatggaacatatagtggggtaagatgaaacatactgtgaggtaagatgggacctTTAGTGGGACAAGATGAGTTTTTGTTCCTTCCTCTTGTATCACTTAGTAACAGTAAAATGAGCCCCGCAACAATAAAAgagttaaaacacgattataaaTTACTGGATTTGTGTACTAACAATAtccccattttaccccacagtactataactaGTATAGGGGGAATCGcaaaattgaattttatttaaaacttttcaactACCTAAAACTACCGtcaaatgcaaaaaataaatctcatttaaaaaaaatccaaataacTGACCGAATCGGCGCTGAATCAGTATTCTTCAGCTTTTTTACGGTTTCTTCGTCATCTCTGAGATCCTGCTTTGTTCCGATTAAAATACAAGGAGTTTTGGGTGAATGGTGACTGACTTCGGGATGCCACTTTGAAGAAATGCTGAAAAACGAAGCTGGGGAAACGACTGAGAAACATAACAGGAAAACATTGGTGCGTGGGTAACTCAACGGCCTCAACCTGAAACGAGAGAAccaaaatcgtttttttactgatggattgtccaaatcgTCAACCATACAAGACACAATTTTGTTTAAGAtagtaaaaaacaatcacccacaaagttacatacgttgtaataCTCGTAAACGCATATTGTACGAATATCACAATAACTCGTTTGCCCAATATTCATTATtacggtaactcgtaagctggtatacgaggtgtataaaacagaacacgcgtgatataaatatttttccttgccccgccacggaaaaataaaaaaagttaatttatttttttaatcataaaAACTGCAACTGTTTAACAAGTTATAGGAAACTGCGACTGCTTTTTTAATTCCCTAAACACACCTGTCATATTCTTCTTGTCCTGCCGTGTCCCAGAGTGCTAAGTTATAGGAAATTCCCTCAAACGTGCTTGTTGCTGCATAGTTGTCGAATATGGTGGGCACATAGTCACTAGGAAATACCCCGTTTGCATAAGTAATGCACATACATGTTTTTCCGACAGCTCCGTCTCCAACGACGACTATTTTGACTGGCTACAATGAGACAATCTCGGTTACATTTAAagtatagtaccgtggggtaagatgtattgtagggtagggaaagatgggacaccttttcgtttcattttctcggcccattttggtagtaaacaaagaacttccaaaagaattataaaccgcaCTTTCACGAcccctatagaccgttgttaacgatcagaatatttagatattaagtgctaaaggtgtcccgtcttcccccgccctactatattatattttattctctcTTCcagtcccatttggtaaaattCACGGAATTACATAACCATAGCCGTGGAACTtggttgttaatagtttaaaacaccacAAGGAAATATGAGGTTTACCTGCTAACAGTATCTTGTCTTAGCCCACTGTACtataaagaatttttaaaactatacagCCTTACCTgcatttttacccaaaatctAGATCTTCTTTTTTACGTGTAATATTCCTTGAAAAAACTTGAATCTACAACGCATCCAAACCTTTTACACCATCAGCTGCCTGAAATGATTGCGTTAATTACTTAATCAATTCGTTGCAACTTTGGTTGCTACTACTTCCTTGTTACTACGCAActtataaaagtatttaagtCCTAAAGGAATAACCAGGTGATATCATGCAGCAAAGTTATAGTCATTCTGGTTTCTCGTGGCGATGTAGCACTTACGTATGTCTAAATACCAATATTCCACTTTTCTAAAACGAGAGTATATTACTATATCGAACGTTACCTTTATTTCCGCGTTGCTATTCCAGTAAAATGCATGTCGAAGCAAACACCGATGACAGGCCTGTATGATTCACAGCAGAATGAAACAACCAACGGCCCGCGTTTCCGCCACATAACGTATAATCGAGTCTCTCCATGCAACGTAAGAGTACAGGGAAAACAAAGACTTGTAGTCCATTCATTATGGTGGTATATGGACCGACGAAAAATCACAGTATATACTGTGCAATAAACCGACTATACAATTCTTATATATAGCACGCCGCCTAGAGCTTATAAACGCAAACATGAAAAACGCGTTTAACTATAATTAAGCCGAAATGACCATTTacacgtttttttaacaaaacattgcATTTAAGTTTGATGTGATGTCACCGTTGTACTGATATGTTCATGCATTTACAAACTGTAGAACACAGAATagacatttaaaacaaacacagtgGATTGTTTAAACAGCTTTATTAATTCAGCATTTTGAATGATGGCGTACGCACACAACTCCGTCACATTCCAGTCTCTGTAAAAGTACAGGAAGTTATCTACTACGTATATACACAAGTAGCAAGGGTAAGCAAGTGCAGTGTATATTCAACAACAATGATGCAAACAGCATCACCAAGCGGTTGAACAaatcaataaatgtaacttactttatcttcacgtggcggaaaacgacagtccttataacacgggtgttctgttgcacacacctcgtgctagcttacgcTTTAATACACGTATGCAAGTTGAGGGTGATTGGTTTTTCTGtttagctgataatttagacaacccatcagtgactactgggttggagtaactACCGTTAATTGTCCAAAGACACACGCCGACAATGGCCTTGACATACTTACCAAATCCATTCCACCGTCAACGTATATCCAATCCAAAGTACAAATTCTCTTCCCGTCGTTCCATTTCTGTACCTGATGTAGTTTATCGTTGCCTTCCCATACGATGGTTGtcttaaacgaaaaaaatattaacatcaCATTTAGGGATTATATTATTGCGTTATACACAAAATTTATGGTAAAacgaaaaatgtttaaaaataatttaaacccGTAGCACCGCGTCTCTATAAAAACATTCCTAATTGttgctaaaaaaacataaacgtTGCTAAAAATAGACGCATTCaggaaatatatagtagggtgggggatatgggacacctttagcacatagtatataaatatcctgatcgtgttttaaacaaataacaacggtccatgggagtcataagcttacggttttatatttcttcgaaTTTTCTTACCaatgcgacaagaaaatagaataaaaaggtgtcccatcttcccccacactaccaTAGGATTTATGTGCTGCCGGTATCCCTTCTTACTCGACAGTCATATGCCTGGTCCATAGTACTATGCTGATAGACTTTAACATCATGAATTATTGCTCTTATAACTAGGTGTTCGTCTCTCTGTTTTACTCTACGTGGGTAGTACGGCATGGGTCCTAAGATTTAGAgattggcctattaccccaaagTATTTACTCTACATTATGCTTTTAAGTCACAGGATTATTCGTAGACAACTGTGAGTGGATGTGTGCCGCCACATGGCAAAGTTAAGTATTAGGTTTTTGTACTGTAAGATCAGTAACGAACAAAGTCAATGTTCTTGGCGCAACCATATCTATTTATTCTTGCCCATGAAACCTCCCTCTGGCAATGCAATCTGTGCATTTTACTTTACCTTTGTAACCCTACCATCCATGGTATGTTCCTCAAATTCTTCACCGAGAGGAAAAGTAACATCTGCTGATTTGAAAGTACTTTGGGTGTTGATTCTTAATTTGTTTCCACCTACGTCGGATATCTCGCTTGTTGAAGAAACGACGGCGCCCATTTTTCTTAGCGCAATATTAACACCTGAAGATGAAGTTtacagttaattttattaaaccaacaaCATAAAAGCATTTATTATGCTGTACTTACTATGTATTGcagtttacattttaacagATAGATTACTGATGGGGGCAAGATGGGGTGCGTTAGCACCTTTTAATCTTATAGTTTTTCTGATTGTGATTTAAAGTTTTCATCGCTCTTCAAAGTTTTAGAGTTTAGAGACGACAGTAATAAATTTgctaacattatattttactaccaattgCGACAacaaaacatgtcccatcttaccccaccatactatagtCTATATTGTACCCGTCATATACGTTTTTTTCGCCATTAAGTTTACTGTATTGCGTATATACGTGTAGACCcgaacaatatttaaattagaatATCTTATCTCGGTGAATTCATTTCttaaaatatacatgtattaaaAATCAGTATACCGACTGCCTTCATATAATTGTCGAAATTGTCACTTTTTTCCAGTTTCCATTTTCCGAAAAGAGGTGAAGCCATTATTATGCCAATACAAAATTGCTATACTCTATATATAAACttctaaacaaaaacacaacggTAAAAAACATGgctatttttattcaaaaatcaTTCCCCCATTGTAATGCATAAACTATTCTGCAACGaacaatataataactttaactGTCTcatgattacggtagcgaggatttagaaatattttaaacgaaaagataagatatagcgacaaaacagcagttgttaacATGCTAACGTATTCATATTATAGCTAAACCACCCTATGTAAACGAGACACACCAAGGATTAATACATGTAACATACAGTCCTTGTTAATCAGTAATCAATGGTGGACAAAGTCTTTGTTTAACTTCATGTCAGCGTGATTTAAATTGCGCAaacaaataaaccaaattttgTGTGCGAAGGGTAGGCGTCTAAGTGGTGATGGCGATCTTTGACCTATACCCTTCGAGAATATTAGTAGGCCAAGATGTTCTAAATAAATCGAGTGTGAAATTTGGaaacataatttatgttttatttgccaAAAATATAAGagcattataaaaacaaattgttaagTTTATCAAATGGTTTTTATGATAATCTTCaaccctttttttatttgggcGATTTTTGTTGAGTTCTCTTTTAATAATGCAAACTTTGTTCCTATAGATTGATTCACAGCtgttttgcattaaataaacaacttcGCAAACGATTGCTAAAGCTTGCGTCATTCTGAAAGTTAAAACCAGCAACCGTGAAAATTTGATCACGTTTTTAAACGACACGTTGTACAACGTGGTTTTCACAATTGCTGCTCAAAGAAGCTTGTTCAAAAATAGCTTATCTGGTAGAGAGTTGTCCTAATTTTCAGTAAGTGTTTCAGTTGTGACATCATGCTTCTGGTCTTTGGACTGAATACAAAGTCCAAACAAACAGTCACATTTGAGAGTAAACAGTAGATTTGCAGATGAAACTCGTTCtggtatacatatataacttcATAACGTCAGGTAAAAACGGGAAATAACATTCAGGCAAACGGACTATAACGGCTAATGACAATTTGGAAGCAGGTGTGATATTTTGCAGTGTTTCAGTTTTTGTTTCGTATATGACGCAAATACCGTTTGTATTCATTTTCGCCGGACTTCCGTTTTAGACCGTACATGTCAGTTATAAAACCTAAACAACGTTTTTCTCTATAGGTTACTTTAACCGATAGAATTACAAGTAAAAACAACTGTACCGCTATCTCAAAATGGATTGGGAAAAGGAATTAGAAAAGTAAGCACGGATAttgctgtaaaataatatatagtcCTGTGGGGTAAGAGGGGACACctataacatataatatacaagtatcctgatcgtgttttaaacaattaacaacggcgcAAGGTAgagaaaacggttttataaatctttgaatgttcttgtttacactaaattgggcgagaaagtagaatgaacaggtgtcccattttcctccACCTTACTTTAGTAAACGTTTAATGAAAAGAACTATTTAGTGAGAAAATGGGTGTATGCACCATGTATATTATGTTAAGATAAGATGAGATGTTTTTATTTCCCTTACTCGGCATActtagtagtaaacatagaatattttcagaaatataaaaaccgtaGTCCCggcacgactctaaaagaactttgtttattttttaaacctaattaGGAAATACAGGATTTAGGtgataacggtatcccatcgtACCCCTCAGTACTAAACCCACTTTTCTTCCAAAAGTATAAACCTTTGTGTTTTTAGGTACGAGTCATTGGGTTGTCTTCATGAAATATTTCAACGGCAAGCCAGGGCGACCCCTGATTCAGTCGCAGTTGTTGgggatgacgtcacacttacGTTTCAGGAATTAGACGAAGCAAGCAATGTACTTGCGGACGCTCTCCAAATCCGGGGTGTTGTTCGCGATTCAAGTGTCGGCATCTTTATGGAGCGTTGTGTCGGTTATGTAATCTCATATATAGCCATTTTGAAAGCAGGTTATATACACGGCTATTTGGCTTGGTTgggaatttaaaattttacgttttattttttacaggtgGAGCGTATATGCCTCTTGATTTGTCCTACCCTGATGTTTTGTTAGAGGATATATTCAGTGACGCGAAACCTGTTTGTATTATCACAAACCCGCAAATGCAGAAACGAGTTTTAGGTGAAAATgcaaacaacattttttcgtGCTATATTTTGTTCAGTACAAATTTCAGACAAATATGTATAttacagataaaaaacaaacggtgcttgttttaaatgaaaactgGAAGGAGAAATTGGATAAAGAAAATAGGGATGCGGTGACGGGTGGTGCCGATTTAACAAGACCGAAAGTTCAACTCGACGATCTGGCTTACGTTGTTTATTCTTCTGGCACAACAGGAAAACCCAAAGGTACGAAAAAAAGACTtctagtactgtggggtaaaataggatGCCGTTAGCACTTagatctcatatttcctgatcgtgttttgatcAATTACCATCGCTCTCATGGAATCGCagaatttttatatagtagggcggggtaagacggaacacttagcacataatatccaaataacctgatcgtgttttaaacaatttacaacggtctatggaagtcgtgggaaaatggttttataatttgttgaatttttcttgtttactaccaaatgggacgataaaatagaatgaaaaggtattccatctttccccactgtactctataaacattatttttatactaccaaatatgaTAAGAAAGGGGGGTAAACGAAGTCCCATTTTGCCTCACTTTACTATGTGATTTACTGAACCTTGCCTTTTAACGACATAAATGTGTTTGTATGTACGCAGGCATTATGTGCCCACACAGAGGTGCAGTTTACTCTTACACCTGGCGCCACCTTATCTGCCCATTTGAAACCGGCGACAGAGTGGCATGcaatgttttctttgtttgggAAATGCTAAGACCATTATTAAAGGTAAGcgcaaaaaaaattctaaaattacTCTTACGTAGTagagtggaggaagatggaaaaccttttcattctattttctcgtcccatttggtagtaaataaagcacattcaaaatattataaaaccgtatcatcacggctaccatagaccgttgttaattgtttaaacacgatcgggatgtctggacattatgtgctaacaagggttccgtctttccccaccctactatatgttaccATTTATTTTCAGGGAGTACCACTGTACGTTATACCAGATACAGCTATATACGACCCTCTATTACTTAGTGGgtttttaaagaaacattCAATCACCAGAATCTTATTTACTCCGTCTTTACTCGAGACTGTGCTCGACGCGCAGAATCTAAACATCAGCGACTTTTCTACGCTCAAGTGAGTTGTGAAAAAATCCGCCATTGCGGAAAAAgtaattgcattttttaattttgaataaatataaattattttgaaactttggtcacgataacgaatgtcgggaaagtttacaaaaccAAAAAGATGGGTATTAGCggtaaacaacagttgttaaaacacggatATGGGTAAATCAAATCCTATGTACACGTACGtacatgaaacaaaataaaatttatacttATATCATTACTTCATGTAAAATGTACAATGGGCATAGCACCAGATAAATGGTTCAACCTTTAGATCTGTTCAAACACATTACCAGTGAAactcatatatttttatgtttttttttctgtttgaaaataagactgacgatgccatttaggcgaaaatTCATTATATATTTGATTGCACTTGTTTTTCTATCTGTTACGTTTTTGGAGCATCAGATCCTTACCGCATTTCCTATACACAAAAATCGTTTAACTCTATGGGTACCTGATCAGCGCCGGATTTGtgaaatttattacagttattttGTTACAGAGTTATTTGGTTTTGCGGGGAagtagtgacgtcatcattgcTTGATCGATGTACTTCGATTTTGCCATGGATTCGGTTCTACAACCTATACAGTATATCTGGTAACTTCAAAATCTTGTACAAACTTTTGTTGGGCATTTTTGCAGCTGTTGTGTAGCCTATAGTAGTGATATAGAGCCTCGCCTCTAAACCATTTAGTATATTGATgattcaaaaagtttaatataccAACAATTATCGGCGTATGCAATTATACCTAAACATAATCTATCAttaagtaacatacgtggtataaCTCGTAAATTAATACgatgtgtattaaacaaaacccTCGCATTaggtatatttatatgtgggataagatgggccAACAGAAATTTATAAGCGTACAGCTAAGCcacttttattaattgttcaaGAATCAACaaacaggaaatatgggatttcgGTGCTAAagtcccatgttaccccacgtttatttatttttcagaatGCCATGACGTTGCGACATCGGATTTGAATCGTTTTATCAAAATGGAAGATGAAATGGAAGAAACAAAGAAGAGAAAATTTGCTCCGGTTGGATCAGTATGTCCTGGCATCCATGTTGTCATCTTGGATGATGAGGGAAACCCTCAGCCTATTGGGATGCAGGGAGAGGTGGGCATTATGTTATCAATTTCACTGGCCTTTTTTTGCGCCATGGCACAATAGTGAGCcttgcctctaacctagaggttatgggttcaagttttatcgctgctaccgttgtgggcgtatgttttTCTgttcaagacacttaacggcaattgctccaattcaATGGTCGCTAATTGGTTGTCTGAACTGTCAGTTACATACGCGTGGTAATTCGTACGCGACAATgaggtgtatgcaacagaacatCCGTTTTACAGTGATATtcctttgtttaataccaatacgtgaagaaaaagagaatgataaaatgtcccatcttaccccacccaactatatacaGTTGAATTATAACTGATGTTTCCCAGATTTTTGTCGGAGGTCCGACGTTAGCAAGGGGATATCTGAACAGGCCAGAAATGAACAAGCTTCGATTTATTAAACGACCGAAAAATGTTAGTCCGGCAGTTGGGGATATTCTGTACAGGTATATTCAGTAGTTATCGCTTTAAAGTAGATATTGGTCCGTTatgaataatttaattttcgtGCTAATTGTTCAACGCCGTTGACTTTGGTTGGCGCTCTGTCTCCAACCATAGAGATTATGGGTTCAGgacttgtcgctgctaccggTGTGGGCGTATGTGCTTGGACAATACATTTAAGGGTTATtctttcaacccagtggtcactaatagcaATAGGTTGTCTAGGCTTTTAGCCATAcggaaagaaaaaaaaactatactCACGAAGTTACACATGCGTGTTAACTCagaagctggcatgaggtgtatgaaatagaacatccgtgttataaagactgtcgttttccggcta
Protein-coding sequences here:
- the rcl2 gene encoding rac and Cdc42-like 2 protein isoform X1, whose amino-acid sequence is MQPVKIVVVGDGAVGKTCMCITYANGVFPSDYVPTIFDNYAATSTFEGISYNLALWDTAGQEEYDRLRPLSYPRTNVFLLCFSVVSPASFFSISSKWHPEVSHHSPKTPCILIGTKQDLRDDEETVKKLKNTDSAPIRYEQGEALAKQLGAVKYVECSALKKVGVDSVFQDAISAVLNPAKPPKPTKRCVLL
- the LOC100177703 gene encoding myelin P2 protein-like — its product is MASPLFGKWKLEKSDNFDNYMKAVGVNIALRKMGAVVSSTSEISDVGGNKLRINTQSTFKSADVTFPLGEEFEEHTMDGRVTKTTIVWEGNDKLHQVQKWNDGKRICTLDWIYVDGGMDLRLECDGVVCVRHHSKC